From a region of the Odoribacter splanchnicus DSM 20712 genome:
- the hisIE gene encoding bifunctional phosphoribosyl-AMP cyclohydrolase/phosphoribosyl-ATP diphosphatase HisIE codes for MEIENLKFDENGLIPAIIQDAETRTVLMLGYMNREALTLTLTNGKVCFFSRSRQKLWTKGEESGHFLYLKDIQADCDGDTLLVKAKPLGPTCHTGTDTCWGEKNEEADFLFFLQKFLQKRKNDSPEESYTARLISKGINKIAQKVGEEAVELVIEAKDDNEDLFLNEAADLMYHYLVLLIAKGYGLEDVIRVLKERHK; via the coding sequence ATGGAAATAGAAAATTTGAAATTTGACGAAAATGGTTTGATCCCTGCTATCATTCAAGATGCAGAGACCAGGACGGTTTTGATGCTCGGCTATATGAACCGGGAGGCCTTGACATTAACCCTGACGAATGGAAAAGTTTGTTTTTTTAGCAGGTCCCGGCAAAAGTTGTGGACAAAAGGTGAAGAAAGCGGACATTTTCTATACCTGAAAGACATACAAGCCGATTGTGATGGCGATACTTTATTGGTTAAAGCCAAACCGCTCGGACCGACTTGCCATACTGGAACAGATACCTGTTGGGGAGAGAAGAATGAGGAGGCGGATTTTTTGTTCTTCTTACAAAAGTTCCTGCAAAAAAGGAAAAATGATTCTCCGGAAGAGTCCTATACGGCCCGTTTGATTTCCAAAGGAATAAATAAGATCGCTCAAAAGGTTGGGGAAGAAGCTGTGGAATTAGTAATCGAAGCGAAAGACGACAATGAAGATTTGTTTTTAAATGAAGCGGCCGACTTGATGTATCATTATCTGGTTTTATTGATTGCCAAAGGATATGGGCTGGAGGATGTCATCCGGGTATTGAAAGAAAGACACAAATAG
- the hisF gene encoding imidazole glycerol phosphate synthase subunit HisF yields MLAKRIITCLDVKEGRTVKGVHFNDLKDAGDIVELAKKYSVAGADELVFLDITASNDNRSTRLSWVERVATAVDVPFTVGGGIAREADVEALLKKGADKISVNSAALSEPDLIDRLAYHFGKQCIVVAIDARYEKEEWCVYSKGGRLRTERELYTWALEVGERGAGEILFTSMDHDGTNRGFACEAIARLSGLVNVPVIASGGAGKLADFNEVFTKGKADAALAAGVFHYGRLTVGQVKAYLRQNGIMVRG; encoded by the coding sequence TTGTTAGCTAAAAGAATAATCACTTGTTTGGACGTTAAAGAGGGACGGACGGTGAAAGGAGTGCATTTCAACGATTTGAAAGATGCCGGTGATATTGTAGAATTAGCAAAGAAGTATTCTGTTGCCGGTGCTGATGAACTGGTGTTTTTAGACATCACTGCCAGTAATGACAACCGGAGTACCCGCCTGAGCTGGGTGGAGCGTGTGGCTACTGCAGTCGATGTCCCTTTTACTGTCGGAGGCGGCATTGCCCGGGAGGCAGATGTTGAGGCTTTATTAAAAAAGGGGGCGGATAAGATATCGGTCAATTCGGCAGCTCTGTCCGAACCGGATTTAATCGATCGGTTAGCCTATCATTTTGGGAAACAATGTATTGTTGTGGCTATCGATGCCCGATATGAAAAGGAAGAATGGTGCGTATACAGTAAAGGAGGAAGACTAAGAACTGAAAGAGAATTATACACTTGGGCACTGGAAGTCGGAGAGCGGGGAGCCGGGGAAATATTATTCACTTCTATGGACCATGATGGGACGAACCGGGGATTCGCCTGCGAAGCGATAGCCCGGTTGAGCGGATTGGTGAATGTTCCGGTCATTGCTTCCGGTGGTGCAGGAAAACTAGCGGATTTTAATGAAGTATTTACAAAAGGTAAAGCAGATGCTGCTTTGGCTGCCGGGGTATTTCATTATGGCAGGCTGACTGTCGGACAGGTGAAAGCCTACTTGCGGCAAAACGGGATAATGGTAAGAGGGTAA